A window of the Bufo gargarizans isolate SCDJY-AF-19 chromosome 1, ASM1485885v1, whole genome shotgun sequence genome harbors these coding sequences:
- the AP5S1 gene encoding AP-5 complex subunit sigma-1, with the protein MVYAFLIHTVGAPGPCRLLYQRLFCCGAVEEQRRAEEDFLEKEQVGRKRQLTAVARRVEFLCLLRRQFSLPAADPEEALTLHEEDVGVLGLPPGEPFLQEMTVLWVGVHHLGFSLICDPQENLTLAEMTLRMMVKYLLETLRLQTHSSNAILRADKMELALNAFIPQGALLFLSHQAVQALEKELSSCMTL; encoded by the exons ATGGTGTACGCCTTCCTCATCCACACAGTGGGGGCCCCTGGGCCCTGCCGGCTCCTGTACCAGCGCCTGTTCTGCTGCGGGGCGGTGGAGGAGCAGCGGCGGGCGGAGGAGGATTTCCTGGAGAAGGAGCAGGTCGGGCGGAAGCGTCAGCTGACGGCGGTGGCCAG GCGGGTGGAGTTCCTGTGTCTCCTGAGGCGTCAGTTCTCTCTTCCAGCCGCTGACCCAGAGGAGGCGCTCACGCTCCATGAGGAGGATGTCGGGGTGCTGGGGCTACCTCCGGGGGAGCCCTTCCTGCAGGAGATGACTGTGCTCTGGGTGGGGGTTCATCACCTTGGCTTCTCTCTGATCTGTGACCCCCAGGAGAACCTGACGCTGGCGGAGATGACGCTGAGGATGATGGTGAAGTATCTGCTGGAGACGCTGCGCCTCCAGACTCACAGCAGCAACGCCATCCTCCGGGCCGACAAGATGGAGCTGGCCCTGAACGCCTTCATCCCGCAGGGGGCGCTGCTGTTCCTCAGTCACCAGGCCGTGCAGGCGCtagagaaggagctgagcagctgCATGACCCTCTGA